A window of Canis lupus baileyi chromosome 3, mCanLup2.hap1, whole genome shotgun sequence genomic DNA:
TTTAGAAACTTCATACAGAGATTCAGTAACCACTTGCCAGGTTTCGTAAAGAACACATTAGTATGAGCTGGCCCACGTGGCCTTGAAGTTCCTTCCAACCATGAGTTTCCACAATTCTGGACATAAGGGGGCAACTGTGTGACAGGTCACACTCCCCACAGGGAAGTGAATGACACAGGTTCCATTTGTTTGTAGCTGGGAATTAGTCCAGTAAGACACTAGGCTGATTAGGGGACAAAAGGCAAGCATCTCGTTTGCCTGCCAGTACTGGCTCATCTCATAATCAGAATACAGAAACAGCCATTTGCTAGCAGGGAGCTGCCCAGTGCTTTTCTCTAGTTGCCTTTAAAAGCAACAGTCATCACTTCAACACCAAAAATCCAAATCTAAAGGACCCACACTTAAGTTCAATATATGATcagctgagtgaagtcagtcagtcggagaaggacaaacattatatgttctcattcatttggagaatataaataatagtggaagggaatataagggaagggagaagaaatgtgtgggaaatatcagaaagggagacagaacataaagattcctaattctgggaaacgaactagggatggtagaaggggaggagggcggggggggtgggagtgaatgggtgacgggcactgggggttattctgtatgttggtaaattgaacaccaataaaaaataaatttaaaaaatacatatatatgatcatATGCCACTAAGTCAATTAGCAAGCTTGCTGTGCTCTCCAGGACTAGTTGGTCATGAAAGCAATGAAGGGAGGCGCTGGCAGGGTGCTGCTGGGATGGTAGATGGGGCACTGCTTATATTCACAAGGCCATGTGGCCCAGGCATAGCGAACAGCAGCCAGAGTGCCATGACAAGAACCGGTACTCAGAGTCAGAGTCTGAGCCGAGAAAGCATCCATGGGAGCTGGGAGCCACTTGCACTGATGATCGCTGCAACATGAGATCTAAAGAGAGAATCATAAAGTCAGGATGGTTAAGTCAGGATAATTCCAAGAGATTGGGAACTGCCCATTAGACAGActagaagggagagaaggagccacTCTTAGTCATGGATCCATTTCCTACAATAACCAGAACAAACCTGAGTCCAGGTTGGGTTTGGTCAACATAGCCATAGTGTGATGATAAATGTTCGtgtgataaaataaattaataaaacactgAATTACTGAGGGAGACAAGGAACCATAATCACATAGAGCATTTAGAGAAGGTTCCCCTGAACAACCTTGCTGTGATCCTTCTGACCAGTTGGCAAAGCAGGTAGGACCTGAGCCAGTGGAGCCATCCAGCTGCTGCTACCACCCTGGCACTCCCAAGGGAGCCAGGCAATGAGGAAGGGGCACAAAGGAACCTTGGATAATTCACCTTTCTCCAAACAGAAAGCAATCCACTGAAGGGGACATAAATTATCCAGTACCCACAGGTTAAATTCTATCCTGCTCCCAACTCTGATTCTAAGTCCAGATGACGGGCAGATGGCCAGCAGCTGACTACAGAGAATGAGCTCAGTATGTATACTTCTGGGGAGCTGGAATGACCTAAAACCCGGTGTCCTAAGCTCAATGGGGTAAGTGCTGCCCAAGCACCTGAGGCCAGTGGATATTGTAGCTGGGACTCCAGAGGAGGAGCACCCTAGGTAAACTCATGTACAATTAAAGCGTGTcttcaatattcattcattccttccggtgacctctttccttcccccgcccccaactCCCCCTGCAGCCTGATGGCCTCATGGTCCCCAGAGACAGTCATCTGCATGTTCCATGAGTAATGCCTCCAGCTGCACCTCAACTTTGGAAGACCCCTACATAAGCTCTGTAATTATTAGCTCTACTTCCACAGTGGAATGACCCTCGCAAGGTACGAGAAGAAAGTAGTTCCATTACATTAATTCGCACCGACTTACAAATCCCCAAGCTAAGCCTCTCAAGACACTAAACTCAGTCTCAGAATTTGGGAGAGTGTGACATAAAAAAGACATCCAAGGATGAGGGAAATAACCCCGAGTGAGGAATCTTCCAATTGGTAACCTACAAATAAAGCCACAGGCCTTGCCAGAGCAAAGATGAATGCTCTGGGAGCAAAATACAAAAGGAGTATTTTAATGTggattcattttcctttccttgacTGTCCTAGCAAAATTGCCTCTAAGTGAAAGAATTAATAGCTACTCAGTCACCCCTCTGGGATAAACTCCGCCCTGCCAAAAGAAACCAAGCTCTGCCCACAGAAATGTTACAATTAAAGAGATGGGCTTCAGTGTGGAGAAAATCCTGACTCCCAACACAGGACGAACCCCTGTTGTTTCAACTATTCTCACCTCAAATATCTTGTCCTGCCTCTGCACCTGGATCTCCTGCGAATACATGAGGTTGAGCAGCCCCTTGTCGGCCAAGAGTTCCATCTTCTCAGGCAGTGGTCCTTGAAAGATCACCTTCTCCCCATAAGCCACTGCACGGGCCCCCAAGTGCAGCCGGTAGGCCACAGTCTGCTTGTCTCGAGGGTGGATGCTATAGGATAAACAACAGGGAGAGAACTTCAGGTTTGAGCTCAACGGTagccatacatttttttttaagcattatacAAAGCACCCTTTAGATAGGTAAGAATAAAGATGCctcggcggggggtggggaggacccctgggtggctcagtcagttaagcatctgccttcagctcaggttatgatcccaggtttctgggGTCGAacgctgcatcaggctccctgctcagcggggagtctgcttctctctccctgcttgtgctctctcttgctctctcaaataaataaataaaatttaaaaaaaaagaataaagttgactAAATCTAACAGGGATCAGTGGCTCAACAGCTTAAGAGACATGGGTGAATGATAATAATCATAAACGAGGCTCTGAGCCCCCCATAGGTTACAAACCTTGAAAAAGTAGAGGacttggaaggaaggaataaatgtccctgagggagggaggaaaggcacCAGAGCAGAGCTAACTCAAAGTTATTCTAACCACTGAAATCCTCTGAATCCATTGTTCATTACTTGGTCTCCTCCTGGTTTTATTCatctaatcaatcaatcaatcttctttgttcaaaaataaatatttgggatccctgggtggcgcagcggtttggcgcctgcctttggcccagggcgcgatcctggagacccaggatcgaatcccacatcgggctcctggtgcatggagcctgcttctccctctgcctatgtctctgcctctctctctctctgtgtgactatcataaataaataaaaaattttaaaaaaataaaaataattaaaaataaaaaaataaaaaataaataaatatttgttaaagttcCTACTATAAACCAGACACTAAGTGTTGGGCCTCGTTTCATTTCAAATCCCCTTGTATCCCACAGCTGGCGTGTGGGAGTCATCGGAGCCACTCACCTCTATCACATTACTCCCTGTCTGAGTTCACTGAAGCCAGGCACAGCCGCATGGCCTGCTCTGGCCAATGCAATGTGAGCAGAAGTTACCTTAATCACCAGTGTGAGCCTTGAAGGTGACTGGAAGCACAGATCAACTTGGAATCTCCGTCACTCTGGATCTGTGAGCAACTATAATGAGCAAAGCCTCTCTACTGACCTTCTTTGGACATGTGAACAAGAAATGTTGTTCCATCAAGGCACTGCTATGTTGGGGGGTTTAGTTACTGCAGCACGGGCCGGTGTAAATGATTAATAGAGAACACTCCTAAAGTCCAATCCTTAGAGCACTCTGTGCCCCTCACAAGTGAACGTCAGAGTGAAGGCCACAAAGAACATATAGTATTGTTCAAGCAAAGCCCAAGAAGCACCCCCATACCTGCCAAAAGGTGACTTCCTATCGCAGAGATCCATTGCTACCGCCATGAAAGTGTTGGGCATCCTCAGGTTGGGGACATAGCCAAAGTCTGCTGTTTGATGCCAACGGATCTGGGGAAATGTATCATCCGAGGGTGCAGACAAATAGGAAGATAACTAGAAAGTAGAGAGTGCTGCATCAGAATCCTATCGTAGAGTCTTCTTCATAAGCAGACCCTGcttctgcttcattcattcattcaaaatgctcattcaacaggtatttagTGTGCTTCTTACTGTTGTGGCTGAAtgtccctccccacacacaccacaGTGTGTCTGTGTCGCCCCTCTCGTCAAGAGGTGtagtctgtttcttttcccaCTGAATCTGGGCTAAGCCTGTCATGTTCTCCAACCAACAGAATGCGGTGGAAGTGACGTGCAGCTTTTGAGTCATTGCCCGGAGCGCCTTTGCCTTCTCTTGCAACCTGAAGATGGCCATGTAAAAAAAAGTCCAGCTACCCTGCTGGAGAAATGACATGGAAGTGTgtgtgggcggggggtgggtgggggggggaggcctGGGAAATCAGAAGACCCTTAGGAGAGAGAGGGGTTAATGTCTCAGCAGGCTCAGCCGAGAGGCCAGTCAGGTGAATGCTCAAGCCTTCAATTCAACTCGCAGCCACACGAGCAAGCCTGGCTGACATCACACAGAGCAGAGCTGAGCCGTCCCAGTTGAGCCCTGCGCAGCCGACCCATAGAATCATGAGCAAATGCAATGGCTCATGTTTTAAGGCCACTAGTTTGGGGGTAGTTTGTTACAAAGCAACAGGTAACTGATACACCTATCTATAACATGTTTGGGTGCTACAGGGAATCTGCCCATGAGCCTGTGGTAGACTGCATCAAAGACCCCAATTCTTCACACCTTCCTATATCCACACCTTCCTACCATTTGGCTTTGTGGTTTCTCCCATTAAGAGAAAGAGTACATTTCCCCCACCACTCCCTAAGCTAAGCTATGTGGTTTGCTTTGGTCAACAGACTGAAACAGAAGTTACAGTGTGTCAGTTCCTAACCTAGGCTTCAAGAAACCTGTGTGGTTCCCCCACTCTTTCACATTTCTGCTGTCACCATGAGAATGACACACCTGGGCCAGCCTGCAGCCCTCTGGAGAAGGATGAGAGCTGTGGAACAGAGCTCCCTTGTCTAACCCACTCCAGCCAAGGCTAGGTGAGAGCAGAGCCCCAACCctaccccgccccacccctgccactgACCCATAGAGATCTGAAAGAGCTCGGTGGAGCTCCCCCAACATCAACCAGCCCCCAGCTACCCACACGAGAGccataataaatgttagtttaagCCATGGAGTTTTGAGGCGATTTGTTACATAGCAGTGGCCACCTGGTACAAGTACTTCACAGCTCGTTGGGGGGACAGCCCTGTCCATAAGAAATGTTAATAATCAATAGTATAAAATAGCATGGATTAAATGCTGTATCAGAGGCATAGACAGCAAGTACTCTGCAGTAGAACaaagtttattattataatacaaCATGGTCTCGGAATGTGTAAGAAGAAAAATGGCTGGGCCCAGAAAATATGAGCAATCACTACAAACAGGACATATTAGAACCTTATAATATGCAAAGGTAGGAAGGAGAAAggtaattttgagagagagagagagagagagagagagatcagaaatGGAGCTGAACTGGAGGGTTTATGTAGGAAAAACAATGTTGCAAAGACAGTGAGGCAAGTATCTGGATAGTTTATACTTTACCCATAAGCTACAGAGGTGATGGTTGCAGAACATGGTGAATATACTAATTAATGCCCTTGAACTgaacactttaaaatgattaattaaattattatgtgaatttcaccctCAATGTAGAGAGCCACTGAAATTATTGACATGATAAAAGGACTATTTCAAAGGATTAACCTAGTGATTGTGCAAATGATTCTGTGTAGAAAAGAGCCGAAAAGCAGAGAGAGTGATGGTTCAAAAACTACCAGAACATTCTAGACACATAAGAGAAAAGCCTGCCCTAAGACAGCAGCAGGAAAGGGATGTGCAGGAATAAGACAACTTCAAAGACAAATGACAGAAGCAGGCAACCACCTGGATAGGGGatgggacacagagaaaggacaGTATCCATCACTCTGAATCTGGACATCTGATCTCTGCATGGGATTCCACAGATGTAGTAGGTAAGGTCCTTTACCACTGACTTCAAGCTAACCAAAGGAAGAGTAGGAAGGGAGCCCAACTCAGTCAGGTAAGCCTTTAAAAGAGGGTAGAGAAGTCAGAGACTCTCCCTGCTGACCTtcaggaagccagctgccatgggTTCTACAGCTTCAAGGAAACAAATTCTACCAACAGCCACCTGAGCTTGGAAGGTAACCCCAAGGCTTAGCTGAGGCCCCGGCTCTGTCCAACACCTTCTCTGCAGCCCTGAGTGGAGGACTCAGCTAAGCCATGCACGGCAGGCTCCTCGCTCAATGCGTATagcattgttttaagctgctataTATGCCATAATGTTTTAATGCAGGAATAGAAGACTAATATGCCAGGGATAGAACTttgcaggcagaaggaaaggaaaatggcaGGCCCTAGGACAGAGTATGCCTAGCGTGCTTAAAGACAGAAAGGCAGCCAGAGTAGCTGAAGTGGAACAAGTAAGGCAAAGAAAATCAGGAAGTGATGTCAGAGAGGCACTGGTGGCAGGGGCAGACCACATATCGCTTTGTTGACCTCACTCATATGGAGGAACCACtggaggtttttttaaagatttatttgagagagagagagagaaagcgcagagggagagaatccccaagcagactccacgctgagtgtggagcccacctcgaggctccatcccacgaccctgagatcatgacctaagctaaaaccaagggttggacactcaacatactgagccacccaggcacccctggagccTTCCGACATGGCTTACATTCAAAGGCTCACTTTAACTGAAATGTTGAGAATATCctaaaggggaagaaaagggaaaagcaggaaGACCAGTGAAGAGGCAATAATACTTCAAGGAAGAGGTGATGATGCCTCAGACTGGCGCAGGAGCGCTGAAGGCAATAAGAGGCTGGCTGGCTCTGCAACATCCTGAGTAAACACTTCCATCTAGACTTAGAACTGACAGACTCCTACTCCTGCAAAGGGCAGAGGCTCCGAGGAAAATTCCTTAATATTACTGTGACGCACGCGGCCCcacacttccttccttttttctctgatatttatatCACCTTGCTCTCTGATTTAGACTGCGCCTTATTCTTAGCCCCAGTCCAGCCAAGGAGAGGCATCAACCTGTTATCCCCCTCTCACAAACCAGGATCTAAGAGTAAGTCAGACCACAAGCTGGGAAACAGTCTAGGTGAGCAAACCACAGTCTTGGACTCCATTTGAAAACATCTGTCCCCATCAGAGGAGCTATGTTTTGAAGAGACTGCTACCCCTTGGCCTTCTCACTCCCAGAGCCAGTAAACACCTGAGGTCATCCCCCACAAACGTAGCCAAATGAAGCTTTGAATTCAGGAAGTTTTCTGCTTCTTGGCCTCTTCCAGAAAGACTAGAAAATCCGCGGGAAAACACCGGAGAGGGTGCACTAGTAGTAGAAAGGATACGATCTGGAACTAAGGGGACATTCCCAGTTCTCTTACTAAAATCTCTTAGGCAAGTCTGCTTTAACATATGAAATGCTCAAAGGTGCTAAAGCTTCCCAAAGGAACTCCACCAAAAGGCCCAGTGAGTGACCCTTCTTCTTCTCACACAACACCCAGAAGAGCCACGCTCAGCAGCCAGTGTCATGATGAGAATCGCAGCAACAGAGCTACCGGAAAGAGTCTAGGGTATGTACTAGCCTGAAGCCCAAGAGGCAGAAATGCTAAACACAGCCACTCCAGCCAAGGAAGCTGTTTTCAAAATGGCAGTTTGAGAAGAATTCCTGCAGCAATTCGCCAGCTTCATTGCTTGCACTACCCCAGAGTGGCCACGCAGAGGCACCAGCATACTCCACACCCAAATGAAATTCTTGTTCCCGCCCCCCCATCTGAGATCTACTAGGGTGCTGTTCAGCCTCCCACAGGGCTTAATAGAAATACTGCCCCTAATGAAAGCATATGATAGCCAAAGAATATAAAAGTGGCCATATTCAGAGGACTTTACAACAGCATCCTTGCACTCCGCTCCGCCGTTCCTCCAAACCCTTCGTACACAGGCATACTCCTCAGGATCCCCTAGTCTCCTGCTCTTGTTTCCTTCCCATGCTTCAGTACTAGTACCAGTTCATCCTTCCTTGCAGATCAACTATCCCTCCAGATTTGCTGACTTCTCTCATTGACAACAAGAAACACTAACATCACCTGGCATATGCCATGCTTTATGTGGATTAACacacataataattataataaggaagataataatgaaaaaataatacttcaaaTAATAATCCTCCTATTCAATAACTGGCTCAAAATCACACAGCCAGAGAGGTGTCAAAGCTGGATTTGAATCTAGGCAGGCTAGCTCTAGATCCATGCACTGAACCATTATTATGTCATATTTGGTATTTCTCTTTGAAGGTATACATTTGTATTCCCAGTTTTCCACAAGCAACCAACATGATTTTGTCGATGATGGCCAGTGAAAGCCCTGAGACTAAGGGACCTAGTCTCACAAAATGGTAAGGCAATAAGTGCAAGGACCAGGTCTCTGATTCACGCTCTATTTCTAGCACCTCACACAGTTCATGGCATATAATAAGCATACGACACATAGTTAGAATTGGCTGGAGTCACATTCAAATCACCATCTACAcagcaaagacaaaaaaagaacctcaaaagTCCAAATGGAGTTTCCACCAACAGAAACACAGAACTGATGACAGGGCTTGCTATTTTGATAATAATGAGTAGAATCATCCTGTTTCAAAGTCAAAACAAATGTGAGAAAGGCGAAAGAACATGGTTGTAACATAATTATAAGTGGAAAGGAGGtctataaaaaaatctttatccaAAAAAAGGTACGGTGAAATAGGACAGGGTGGAAGAGACGTGAGGATGGTGAGCAGGAGGGATCTGTGGGTGCGGAGCCAGACATCTGGAAGTATGTGTGTCCAATTCAAATATTAAAGCCTATTCCATTATTATGCCATGAGTTGGGCCCCATTTTTCTAACACcttacttgttttatttcctaGATTGCAGGGAAGTCAGAACTACCACCCTGCTAAGAAGTCCAGGTATTGGAAGGGCCATATGAACAGGTAAGGTCACACCATTATGAACTTGGTTAAATACATTTATTCCTTTTAGAGAGCAGAATCTTTCTGACTAGTTGCCGCTAATTCAAAGTATGATTTCCCTcgatattttcttttcattcacgTGTTAGGCCATATTTAATGACTGCTGACCAGTTAGATACTGGGACATAAGTGTGATCCAGGAAAACATGGTCATGGGTGCAACCAACATGCAAGTAAAATGGGGAAGGACAGGGTGCTCCTTTCCCGTCTGGGGAAAGGAGGTACCTACCCCAGATGCTGAATACTCACAGAAGGCTTCCTAACCTGCTATCCTGGCTGGGGTCTAAAGGATGAAGTTGGCCAGGAAAGTGTGGGAGACAAAGGATGCTCCAGGCAAAGAGCACGTGCAGGGGgctgggagagagagcaagcttcACTGTAGGGGCTGGAAGAAGCACCACCGAGTTACGGAGGGCGTGGGGAGGTGAACATTCTCGCACATAGCTGCTAAGAGTACACAGTTTATCCAAATTCATAAATGTCTACAGAGGAACTTGAGGACAGGTTCAATCCCTTAAACAGCATTCAGTCTGACCTTGgaatttcacttctgggaatttatcctatGGGAAGAATTAAGCATGCATACAATGATTtagccacaaagaaaataaacttatgCCACTGCTTAGAAAAGCAAGATGTGTAAAGCAATCTTAGAGCCCATTTATTGAGAGCtagttaaataaattagaaaacaacCAATATTATAAGTTGTGCTCAAGATTAATATTTATTGGCATGCAAAACTGCTCGCAATATGACATTAAGAGCAAAAGCAAGATATGGTACAGTGCCATGGTATGGATCCCCCTACAAAAAACACATGAGCAGAAGAGGTCTGCTTACTTCAGGATTGAGGAATTAGAATCGTTTCAGCTTCGTTTTGCttgtcttttaaatatctttaatgaaCACGTATTCCTTTTTTAATTAGAAGCATCAGCCACTTTTGAACCTTTTTTTGCAGATGTACTTGCCCCATCAGTGAACTGAGATGAGTCTTATGCTCAGTTCTCAACCAGCTGACTATGAGGGCAAAAAAAGGGACTATGGATTGCACAACATACCCCCACACCAATGGACCaacccttctccctccccacacaTACCTGGACAAATCCAAATGGGAAGAAGCGCTCGGTCTGCCCCTGGGAGCCATGGTGAAAGGTTTGGCGCCAGTCTTCAATGAGTGCAGGGAATGTGCAGTTGTACAGATCCCTGTTAAAATTCATATTGGACTCCCCTAAAAACAGTCCAGATCATGAGAGGAGTTTGGGGGGGATGCAAACACAACCACACATTGCTCCCCAACCTCTATCCATACCCTTAGAGAGTGGGCCTTCCTACGGTCTCTTTGGACTGGGCTTCTGACTTGTTCTGGCCAAGGGGGGCCTCAGCAAATGGGAGGCAAGCAAAGGCTTGAAGAGCCTTGGACTTTGCTCTCTCTTGATACACTGGATCCCTGAGACTGCTACATAAATGATAAAGAAGTCAAACCAATTTGCTCAAGGCTGGGAGGCCACCTGAGTACTGTGATGCCACAGCAGTCAACAGACAGAAGGGAGAGGCCATCCTAGGTTGTCTAGCCACCAGACACCTGCCAGGTGGCCAAAGGCACATAAAAGATCCCAACAGAAATTAACTAAAGCAGTCTATGCAGGAAAACTACCCTAATAATCCACCAAATGGTCAGCTGAATaagactgttatttttttaagtcactaagttctggggtggtttgttatgcagcaaaaacTAACTGATACAATGAAGAAACAGCAAAATGAGCACTCACCCTGGTACCATATCACCCCTTTCAGAGTCATATTATGCAGTGGGTGGATCATGGCATTCCAGAGAACAGAGTGGTTACTGGGACC
This region includes:
- the SIAE gene encoding sialate O-acetylesterase isoform X2; the protein is MVLQKEPAGAVIWGYGTSEATVTVTLYRDQETIMEKVTSVKAHSNSWMVVLDPMKPGGPYEVMAQQTFGKTNFTLRVHDVLFGDVWLCSGQSNMQMTVSQIFNATRELANTAAYQSVRIFSVSLIQAEQELEDLAKVDLQWAKPTTENLGHGIFQYMSAVCWLFGRNLYDTLQYPIGLISSSWGGTPIEAWSSERSLKACGVPTQGFTQSNSVTGPSNHSVLWNAMIHPLHNMTLKGVIWYQGESNMNFNRDLYNCTFPALIEDWRQTFHHGSQGQTERFFPFGFVQLSSYLSAPSDDTFPQIRWHQTADFGYVPNLRMPNTFMAVAMDLCDRKSPFGSIHPRDKQTVAYRLHLGARAVAYGEKVIFQGPLPEKMELLADKGLLNLMYSQEIQVQRQDKIFEISCCSDHQCKWLPAPMDAFSAQTLTLSTGSCHGTLAAVRYAWATWPCEYKQCPIYHPSSTLPAPPFIAFMTN
- the SIAE gene encoding sialate O-acetylesterase isoform X1; translated protein: MAAPRVVCGPVLLPLVLLAATSADVGFRFASYINNYMVLQKEPAGAVIWGYGTSEATVTVTLYRDQETIMEKVTSVKAHSNSWMVVLDPMKPGGPYEVMAQQTFGKTNFTLRVHDVLFGDVWLCSGQSNMQMTVSQIFNATRELANTAAYQSVRIFSVSLIQAEQELEDLAKVDLQWAKPTTENLGHGIFQYMSAVCWLFGRNLYDTLQYPIGLISSSWGGTPIEAWSSERSLKACGVPTQGFTQSNSVTGPSNHSVLWNAMIHPLHNMTLKGVIWYQGESNMNFNRDLYNCTFPALIEDWRQTFHHGSQGQTERFFPFGFVQLSSYLSAPSDDTFPQIRWHQTADFGYVPNLRMPNTFMAVAMDLCDRKSPFGSIHPRDKQTVAYRLHLGARAVAYGEKVIFQGPLPEKMELLADKGLLNLMYSQEIQVQRQDKIFEISCCSDHQCKWLPAPMDAFSAQTLTLSTGSCHGTLAAVRYAWATWPCEYKQCPIYHPSSTLPAPPFIAFMTN